A DNA window from Cobetia marina contains the following coding sequences:
- the oadA gene encoding sodium-extruding oxaloacetate decarboxylase subunit alpha: protein MDKQPLGITDVVLRDAHQSLLATRMRLDDMLPIAAKLDDIGFWSLESWGGATFDACIRYLGEDPWARIRALKEAMPKTQQQMLLRAQNLLGYRHYADDVVDAFVKRAATSGVDVFRVFDAMNDPRNLERPLKAVLDQGKHAQGTISYTVSPVHTLEMWVELAQKIESMGAQSLAIKDMAGLLTPYTAFELVSRLKASLSIPIHMQCHATTGLSTATALKAIEAGIDNVDTSISSMSMTYGHSPTESVVAMLAGTERDTGLDLEKLEDIAAYFREVRKKYAAFEGSLRGIDSRILVAQVPGGMLTNMEGQLKEQGAGDKLDDVLAEIPRVRKDLGYIPLVTPTSQIVGTQSVMNVMMGERYKSISKEVQALLKGEYGAAPAPFDSELQSRVLEGAEPITCRPADNLTPEMERLREELKGKAREEGIALESGERETDDVLTYALFPQIGLKFLRNRGNPDAFEPAPQAVDDKASKAAAAPVSSAPAVSAQGASSGPQTYTLNVNGKQYVVEVAEGGDITQVQASEPAASAPAAAAPAAQAASGEPVNAPLAGNIFKVNVAVGDSVAEGDVVIILEAMKMETEIRAHQAGTVSAVKVKEGDSVSVGDVLITL from the coding sequence ATGGACAAGCAACCGCTGGGCATCACGGATGTGGTACTGCGCGACGCGCATCAGTCATTGCTGGCCACGCGCATGCGCCTCGATGACATGCTGCCGATCGCCGCCAAGCTGGACGACATCGGCTTCTGGTCGCTGGAGAGCTGGGGCGGCGCGACCTTCGACGCCTGCATCCGCTACCTGGGCGAAGACCCCTGGGCGCGCATTCGTGCCTTGAAGGAAGCGATGCCCAAGACTCAGCAGCAGATGCTGCTGCGCGCCCAGAACCTGCTCGGCTATCGTCATTACGCCGATGACGTGGTGGATGCCTTCGTCAAGCGTGCCGCGACCAGCGGTGTCGATGTCTTCCGTGTCTTCGACGCGATGAATGACCCGCGCAACCTCGAGCGTCCGCTCAAGGCAGTGCTGGATCAGGGCAAGCATGCCCAGGGCACCATCTCCTACACCGTGAGCCCCGTGCACACGCTGGAGATGTGGGTGGAGCTGGCGCAGAAGATCGAGTCCATGGGGGCCCAGTCGCTGGCGATCAAGGACATGGCGGGCCTGCTGACGCCGTATACCGCCTTCGAGCTGGTCTCGCGCCTCAAGGCGAGCCTGTCGATCCCGATCCACATGCAGTGCCATGCCACCACCGGGCTTTCCACCGCCACGGCTCTCAAGGCCATCGAGGCGGGCATCGACAACGTCGACACCTCCATCTCCTCGATGTCGATGACCTACGGCCACAGCCCGACCGAATCGGTCGTCGCGATGCTGGCAGGCACCGAGCGCGATACCGGACTGGACCTCGAGAAGCTCGAGGATATCGCGGCCTACTTCCGCGAAGTGCGCAAGAAATACGCGGCATTCGAGGGCAGTCTGCGCGGTATCGACTCGCGCATTCTGGTCGCCCAGGTGCCGGGTGGCATGCTCACCAACATGGAAGGCCAGCTCAAGGAGCAGGGCGCCGGTGACAAGCTGGATGACGTGCTCGCCGAGATTCCGCGCGTACGCAAGGACCTGGGCTATATCCCGCTGGTGACCCCGACCTCACAGATCGTCGGCACCCAGTCGGTGATGAACGTGATGATGGGCGAGCGCTACAAGTCGATCTCCAAGGAAGTGCAGGCGCTGCTCAAGGGGGAATATGGCGCGGCGCCGGCACCCTTCGACAGCGAACTTCAGTCCCGCGTGCTGGAAGGCGCCGAGCCGATCACCTGCCGCCCGGCAGACAACCTGACGCCGGAGATGGAGCGTCTGCGTGAGGAGCTCAAGGGCAAGGCCAGGGAGGAAGGTATCGCGCTGGAGAGCGGCGAACGCGAGACCGATGACGTGCTGACCTATGCACTCTTCCCGCAGATCGGCCTCAAGTTCCTGCGCAACCGTGGCAACCCGGATGCCTTCGAGCCCGCCCCGCAGGCTGTCGATGACAAGGCATCCAAGGCCGCCGCAGCGCCGGTCTCTAGTGCTCCGGCCGTCAGTGCTCAAGGCGCGTCGAGCGGCCCGCAGACCTACACCCTGAACGTCAACGGCAAGCAGTATGTCGTCGAGGTTGCCGAAGGCGGAGACATCACCCAGGTGCAGGCCAGCGAGCCTGCGGCATCGGCTCCGGCAGCCGCGGCACCTGCCGCCCAGGCCGCCTCCGGTGAGCCGGTGAATGCGCCGTTGGCGGGCAACATCTTCAAGGTCAATGTCGCCGTCGGTGACAGCGTGGCGGAAGGAGATGTCGTGATCATTCTCGAGGCCATGAAGATGGAGACCGAGATCCGTGCCCACCAGGCCGGTACCGTCTCCGCGGTGAAGGTCAAGGAAGGCGACAGTGTCAGTGTCGGCGACGTTCTGATCACCCTCTGA
- a CDS encoding sodium ion-translocating decarboxylase subunit beta: MDKILNLWHGSGLYNMSFGQLAMIVIGLGLLYLAIRKNFEPLLLVPIGFGGILANIPEAGLALSAAEQAAHLGKPELLASMANLLNVNIASLPLDEARHAVEQALHGEIPAVLKQQASNMALDGGFSNGMLYSFYSVAIASGIAPLVIFMGVGAMTDFGPLLANPKTLFLGAAAQFGIFATLLGAVALTSMGLMDFSLQQSAAIGIIGGADGPTSIYVASLLAPELLGAIAVASYSYMALVPMIQPPIMRALTTAKERSLVMTQLRPVSKTEKILFPLVLLIMVAMLLPDAAPLLGMFCFGNLMRECGVVERLSDTAQNALINITTIFLGLSVGSKLQADKFLAVETLGILALGVVAFGIGTACGVLMAKLMNKVSKTPINPLIGSAGVSAVPMAARVSNKVGLEYNPHNFLLMHAMGPNVAGVIGSAVAAGVMIKYLG; the protein is encoded by the coding sequence ATGGACAAGATACTCAACCTCTGGCACGGCTCGGGGCTCTACAACATGAGCTTCGGCCAGCTGGCGATGATCGTCATCGGCCTTGGCCTGCTTTATCTGGCGATCCGCAAGAACTTCGAACCCCTGCTGCTGGTGCCGATCGGCTTCGGCGGCATTCTGGCCAACATTCCGGAAGCCGGACTGGCGCTGTCTGCTGCCGAGCAGGCGGCGCATCTCGGCAAGCCGGAGCTGCTGGCTTCGATGGCCAATCTGCTCAACGTCAACATCGCCAGCCTGCCGCTGGATGAGGCGCGTCACGCGGTGGAGCAGGCACTGCATGGCGAGATTCCCGCAGTGCTCAAGCAGCAGGCCAGCAACATGGCGCTGGATGGTGGCTTCTCCAACGGCATGCTGTACAGCTTCTACAGCGTGGCGATCGCTTCCGGCATCGCGCCGTTGGTGATCTTCATGGGCGTGGGGGCGATGACGGATTTCGGCCCGTTGCTGGCCAACCCCAAGACCCTGTTCCTCGGGGCGGCGGCGCAGTTCGGCATCTTCGCGACGCTGTTGGGCGCGGTGGCGTTGACCTCGATGGGCCTGATGGACTTCAGCCTGCAGCAATCGGCGGCCATCGGCATCATCGGTGGTGCGGACGGCCCGACCTCCATCTACGTCGCCAGTCTGCTGGCACCGGAGCTGCTGGGGGCGATCGCCGTGGCGTCCTACTCCTACATGGCACTGGTGCCGATGATCCAGCCGCCGATCATGCGCGCGCTGACCACCGCCAAGGAACGCAGCCTGGTGATGACGCAGCTGCGTCCGGTCTCCAAGACCGAGAAGATCCTGTTCCCGCTGGTGCTGTTGATCATGGTGGCGATGCTGCTGCCGGACGCCGCACCGCTGCTGGGCATGTTCTGCTTCGGTAACCTGATGCGCGAGTGCGGTGTGGTGGAGCGTCTGTCGGATACCGCCCAGAACGCGCTGATCAACATCACTACCATCTTCCTGGGACTGTCGGTGGGCTCCAAGCTGCAGGCCGACAAGTTTCTGGCGGTGGAGACGCTGGGCATTCTGGCCCTCGGCGTGGTCGCCTTCGGTATCGGCACGGCCTGCGGGGTACTGATGGCCAAGCTGATGAACAAGGTCTCTAAGACGCCGATCAATCCGCTGATCGGGTCGGCCGGTGTCTCGGCGGTACCGATGGCGGCACGTGTCTCCAACAAGGTCGGGCTCGAGTACAACCCGCACAACTTCCTGCTGATGCACGCGATGGGGCCGAACGTGGCCGGTGTGATCGGCTCGGCGGTGGCCGCTGGGGTGATGATCAAGTACCTCGGCTGA
- a CDS encoding OadG family protein, whose product MQENDLLGEGLNLMVFGMGFVFVFLSLLVVAMMAMAKLVDRFAPAPLPAAPRTTRAPVSAAPAAEDDSELTAVMAAAIHRFRQDHHKH is encoded by the coding sequence ATGCAAGAGAATGATCTGCTCGGTGAAGGCTTGAACCTGATGGTGTTCGGGATGGGGTTCGTGTTCGTGTTTCTAAGTCTGCTGGTAGTCGCCATGATGGCGATGGCCAAGCTGGTGGACCGTTTTGCGCCCGCGCCGCTACCGGCTGCACCGCGCACGACGCGCGCGCCTGTCTCGGCGGCACCTGCAGCAGAGGATGACAGCGAACTGACGGCTGTCATGGCGGCGGCGATTCACCGCTTTCGCCAGGATCATCACAAGCACTGA
- a CDS encoding GNAT family N-acetyltransferase: MLPVTYRPMTPADHSAFMHMMEATPGVVIRKADEYAAVERYLIRNPGMSHLAFSGVRLVGCAMSGHDGKRGYLQHVMTAPDMRGQGIARTLVERCLDALAQEGIDKVHLDTLHDNHEAHRFWERLGWANRNAEIVRFSRLLVDDPNA, encoded by the coding sequence ATGCTACCCGTCACCTATCGCCCCATGACACCCGCCGACCACTCGGCCTTCATGCACATGATGGAGGCCACCCCGGGGGTGGTGATCCGCAAGGCGGATGAGTATGCCGCCGTCGAGCGCTATCTGATCCGCAACCCCGGCATGAGCCACTTGGCCTTCTCCGGCGTGCGGCTGGTGGGATGTGCCATGTCCGGGCATGATGGCAAGCGCGGCTACCTGCAACATGTGATGACGGCCCCGGACATGCGAGGCCAGGGGATCGCGAGAACATTGGTCGAGCGCTGCCTGGACGCCCTGGCACAGGAAGGCATCGACAAGGTGCACCTGGATACCCTGCATGACAATCATGAGGCCCACCGCTTCTGGGAGCGTCTGGGCTGGGCGAATCGCAATGCCGAGATCGTGCGCTTCTCGCGCCTGCTGGTGGACGACCCCAACGCCTGA
- a CDS encoding acyl-CoA thioesterase, whose product MNDTQPDQATLNDALPGQHQLIMTELMTPDMANFSGKVHGGAILKKLDEVAYACASRYSGSYVVTLSVDQVRFKQPIHVGELVTFLASVNHVGRSSMEIGIKVVAESIQGRLIRHTNSCYLTMVAVDPDGNPVPVPPLNLETQEQKLRFHKAAIRKKLRKQAEEEEKRQESMEF is encoded by the coding sequence ATGAATGACACCCAGCCTGATCAGGCCACCCTCAATGACGCCCTCCCCGGTCAGCACCAGTTGATCATGACCGAGTTGATGACACCGGACATGGCCAACTTCAGCGGCAAGGTGCACGGTGGCGCTATTCTCAAGAAGCTGGATGAAGTCGCCTACGCCTGTGCCAGCCGCTACAGCGGCAGCTACGTCGTCACTCTGTCGGTGGACCAGGTGCGCTTCAAGCAGCCGATTCACGTCGGCGAGCTGGTGACCTTCCTGGCCTCCGTCAATCATGTCGGCCGCTCCTCGATGGAAATCGGCATCAAGGTCGTCGCCGAGTCCATCCAGGGTCGCCTGATTCGTCATACCAACAGCTGCTACCTGACCATGGTCGCGGTGGATCCGGACGGCAATCCGGTTCCGGTGCCGCCACTGAACCTGGAAACCCAGGAGCAGAAACTGCGCTTCCACAAGGCCGCGATTCGCAAGAAGCTGCGCAAGCAGGCCGAGGAAGAGGAAAAGCGCCAGGAATCGATGGAATTCTGA
- a CDS encoding DNA-3-methyladenine glycosylase I → MADVVTASTYCENAPQHPIHGPYHDHEYGFPVSDDRVLFERFVLEINQAGLSWLTVLKKREAFREAYENYDIARIAAYGDEERARLLSDAGIIRNRLKVNAVIHNAGVVLQMKDSHGSFLQWLDAHHPQPLSAWVKLFKKTFRFTGPEIVNELLMSCGYLPGCHRDDCPVQARVLDAGPRWAEPGALEAIHADA, encoded by the coding sequence ATGGCCGACGTCGTCACTGCCAGCACCTATTGCGAGAATGCTCCCCAGCACCCGATTCATGGTCCCTATCATGATCACGAATACGGCTTCCCGGTCAGCGATGACCGGGTACTGTTCGAGCGTTTCGTGCTGGAGATCAACCAGGCCGGCCTCTCCTGGCTGACGGTACTCAAGAAGCGCGAGGCCTTTCGCGAGGCCTACGAGAATTACGATATCGCGCGTATCGCCGCCTATGGAGATGAAGAGCGCGCGCGCCTGTTGAGCGATGCCGGCATCATCCGCAACCGCCTCAAGGTCAATGCCGTGATCCACAACGCGGGCGTGGTACTGCAGATGAAGGACTCGCACGGCAGCTTTCTCCAATGGCTGGATGCCCATCATCCGCAACCCTTGTCCGCCTGGGTCAAGCTGTTCAAGAAGACCTTCCGCTTCACTGGTCCCGAGATCGTCAACGAGCTGCTGATGAGCTGCGGCTATCTGCCGGGCTGTCATCGTGACGACTGTCCGGTACAGGCTCGCGTGCTGGACGCCGGCCCGCGCTGGGCCGAGCCGGGTGCCCTGGAGGCGATCCATGCGGATGCCTGA
- a CDS encoding aminotransferase-like domain-containing protein yields MTIWTPTLDPTLPRYRALAEAIRLDIASGLLKEDERLPPQRRLADALGVTIGTVTRGYAEAERHGLVRARVGSGTYVNAPVSAGPVPDRRFGHALHARPSFGIAAESDDSLSASSGVMDLTMSLPPPHPARQQGMAAALTAISHSPEALVRSVEYQNEFGVGSHRQLLASWMSELGMPVDPEELMLTQGGQNGITLALSALLAPGEAVVTGALTYPGLIAASAERGLKLLRVPLDEEGMDVEALARLCRQQVPRMVYVMAEQNNPGAAQLSHARREALVALARQHDFWILEDGVQYLPREECGTRLYQMAPERTLYVFSTSKLLAGGLRLGVLRAPVEVLSRIGAVLRSHSWMVAPLLMETVCAWLTSGNATQLVDWQVEEMRARQRLARTLLGEWTLSSRPSSFDLWLVLPEGQRSQAVVESLARRGVHVTSAEPFCVGNEPPPQALRLCLSAAESREVLTRALEIVREVLHAPPPLRCTTL; encoded by the coding sequence ATGACAATATGGACTCCGACACTTGATCCCACCCTGCCGCGCTATCGTGCGCTGGCGGAGGCCATCCGCCTCGATATCGCCTCAGGCCTGCTCAAGGAGGATGAGCGACTGCCGCCGCAACGCCGACTTGCGGATGCGCTGGGCGTGACGATCGGTACCGTGACACGCGGCTATGCCGAGGCCGAGCGACATGGGTTGGTCAGGGCGCGTGTGGGGAGCGGAACCTACGTCAATGCGCCGGTCAGCGCGGGGCCTGTGCCCGACAGGCGCTTCGGACATGCCTTGCATGCCAGGCCATCATTCGGGATCGCGGCGGAGTCGGATGACTCCCTTTCGGCATCCTCTGGTGTGATGGATCTCACCATGAGCCTGCCACCGCCGCATCCGGCGCGGCAGCAGGGGATGGCGGCGGCGCTGACCGCGATCAGCCACTCCCCCGAGGCATTGGTGCGGAGTGTCGAATACCAGAATGAATTCGGGGTGGGCAGTCATCGCCAATTGCTGGCGAGCTGGATGAGCGAGCTCGGCATGCCGGTCGACCCCGAGGAGCTGATGCTGACGCAGGGAGGGCAGAATGGCATTACTCTCGCGCTGTCGGCCTTGCTGGCCCCCGGAGAGGCGGTGGTCACGGGAGCGCTGACCTACCCCGGACTGATCGCCGCGAGTGCTGAGCGGGGCCTGAAGCTGCTGCGAGTACCGCTGGATGAGGAGGGCATGGATGTCGAGGCTCTGGCGCGGCTGTGTCGCCAGCAGGTGCCCAGGATGGTCTACGTGATGGCCGAGCAGAACAATCCGGGGGCGGCGCAGCTGTCCCACGCACGGCGAGAGGCGCTGGTTGCCCTTGCGCGCCAGCACGATTTCTGGATTCTGGAAGACGGCGTGCAGTATCTGCCGAGGGAGGAGTGCGGGACTCGTCTCTATCAGATGGCACCTGAGCGCACCCTGTATGTCTTCAGTACCTCCAAATTGCTGGCTGGCGGTCTGCGTCTGGGCGTATTGCGCGCCCCGGTGGAAGTGCTGTCCCGGATTGGCGCGGTGCTGCGCAGTCACAGCTGGATGGTGGCACCGCTGCTGATGGAAACGGTCTGCGCCTGGCTGACCAGTGGCAATGCGACACAGCTGGTGGACTGGCAGGTGGAGGAGATGCGGGCGCGCCAGCGACTGGCACGTACTCTGCTGGGGGAGTGGACGCTCTCTTCGCGGCCTTCATCGTTCGATCTGTGGCTGGTGCTACCCGAAGGGCAGCGTAGCCAGGCTGTGGTCGAGTCATTGGCTCGGCGCGGGGTACATGTCACCAGTGCCGAGCCTTTCTGTGTCGGCAATGAACCTCCACCACAGGCATTGCGGCTGTGCCTGAGTGCCGCCGAGAGTCGTGAGGTCCTGACGCGGGCCCTGGAGATCGTCCGTGAGGTGCTGCATGCCCCGCCGCCGTTGCGTTGCACGACGCTCTAG
- a CDS encoding bifunctional transcriptional activator/DNA repair enzyme AdaA: MTPSRAAQDAIWQRLLARQSIAGESLRYGVITTGIFCRIGCPSPPPRRDNVRFFPDTRAAHAAGLRACRRCHPETDSSSDNRDIPDMPHWLIAVCRQLEAAVAESRPTPSLSRLAILTGLGSSHLQRRFKAWLGLSPSDYASGLRQLRFHDLLEQGRGVTDAILTAGYRSTSRAHARAGGMTPSARSKGGSGETLLAMHWPCSFGMPEHHCWLSAALSERGVVAIQLTDSRDAGQSALEARLPEADWQQVTPDDEAGQSLHAMLGARLLALCETPQTSQALFIELPLDVRGTAFQLRVWQQLNTTLSGETLTYRQLAEALGRPTASRAVANACGANPLALLTPCHRVVRGDGGLGGYRWGVELKQARLAQEAESSGRS, encoded by the coding sequence ATGACTCCTTCACGAGCGGCACAAGACGCCATCTGGCAACGCCTGCTGGCTCGCCAGTCGATTGCCGGTGAGTCATTGCGCTATGGCGTGATCACCACCGGCATCTTCTGCCGTATCGGCTGTCCCTCACCGCCTCCACGGCGTGACAATGTCAGGTTCTTCCCTGACACCCGCGCCGCGCATGCAGCCGGGCTGCGCGCGTGCCGTCGCTGTCACCCAGAGACGGATTCATCCTCGGACAACCGCGATATCCCCGACATGCCACACTGGCTCATCGCCGTCTGTCGGCAACTGGAAGCCGCTGTCGCCGAGAGCCGGCCGACACCGTCACTGAGCCGTCTGGCCATCCTCACGGGCCTTGGCAGCTCTCACCTTCAGCGCCGCTTCAAGGCCTGGCTCGGCCTGTCGCCCAGCGACTATGCCAGCGGACTGCGCCAGCTGCGCTTTCATGATCTGCTCGAACAAGGGCGCGGTGTCACCGACGCCATCCTCACGGCAGGCTATCGCTCCACCAGCCGTGCCCATGCACGCGCCGGCGGCATGACGCCCAGCGCTCGTTCGAAAGGAGGCAGTGGCGAGACACTATTGGCGATGCACTGGCCATGCAGTTTCGGTATGCCCGAGCATCACTGCTGGCTGAGCGCCGCGCTCAGTGAACGTGGAGTGGTGGCCATCCAGCTGACGGATAGCCGTGATGCTGGGCAGAGTGCTCTGGAAGCTCGTCTGCCAGAGGCTGACTGGCAACAGGTGACACCCGACGACGAGGCAGGGCAATCACTGCATGCAATGCTCGGTGCGCGCCTGCTGGCACTCTGCGAGACTCCACAGACGAGCCAGGCGCTCTTCATCGAGCTGCCGCTGGATGTCCGCGGTACCGCATTTCAGCTGCGTGTCTGGCAGCAACTGAATACCACCCTGAGCGGCGAGACCCTGACCTACCGGCAACTGGCTGAAGCTCTGGGGCGACCCACTGCCAGCCGCGCCGTCGCCAATGCCTGCGGTGCCAACCCCCTCGCCCTGCTGACGCCCTGCCACCGCGTGGTGCGTGGCGATGGTGGTCTCGGTGGCTATCGCTGGGGAGTGGAACTCAAGCAGGCAAGGCTGGCTCAGGAGGCCGAATCCTCCGGCAGATCATGA
- a CDS encoding metal-dependent hydrolase, with the protein MDSLTQICLGAAVGGAVMAPAIRHLPVERRGAAIRYALLGGAALGTLPDLDVMIDYGDAVANYTHHRGFSHSLPVLGLLGILLGWLLARLPRLAPLGRGRLIAYCLLCLITHPLLDAFTTYGTQLLWPWPSRPVSLASIFIIDPLYALPLLITGLWVAIRGHAGRLLVTGLMLSSLYLGWGLAAKSWVEHRMAPVLASQGFADAPRMVQPTPFNSLLWRVSVVTPLADHEWMVGVFDSDEQLMALARRDFPRQPALDAEVGKLEDGQRLRWFAAPYLRASRERTSEGETLLAVTDTRLGSPGYHPFRFALARQTSTREWHSLDDSQRLPSQRVDRAALLSLWQAIHDPASRMQPGQRTVSATPSSPSAETR; encoded by the coding sequence ATGGACTCCCTTACCCAGATCTGCCTCGGAGCCGCCGTGGGCGGTGCCGTCATGGCGCCCGCCATCCGACACTTGCCCGTCGAAAGACGCGGCGCTGCCATCCGTTATGCATTGCTCGGTGGAGCGGCACTCGGCACCCTGCCCGATCTCGACGTGATGATCGATTACGGCGACGCCGTCGCCAATTACACCCATCATCGCGGCTTCAGCCATTCCCTGCCGGTGCTGGGGCTGCTGGGCATTCTGCTCGGCTGGCTGCTCGCCCGTCTTCCACGCCTGGCACCATTGGGGCGTGGCCGCCTGATCGCCTACTGCCTGCTGTGCCTGATCACGCACCCGCTGCTGGATGCCTTCACCACCTATGGCACCCAGCTGCTGTGGCCATGGCCAAGCCGACCGGTGAGCCTGGCCAGCATCTTCATCATCGACCCGCTCTACGCCCTGCCGCTGCTGATCACCGGCCTGTGGGTCGCCATACGCGGCCACGCAGGACGATTGCTGGTCACTGGCCTGATGCTCTCGAGCCTCTATCTCGGCTGGGGGCTGGCCGCCAAGAGCTGGGTGGAACATCGCATGGCGCCGGTATTGGCCAGTCAGGGATTCGCGGACGCCCCACGCATGGTGCAGCCCACGCCCTTCAACAGCCTGCTATGGCGGGTCAGCGTGGTCACGCCGCTGGCGGATCACGAGTGGATGGTCGGTGTCTTCGATTCCGACGAGCAATTGATGGCACTGGCGCGACGGGATTTCCCGCGCCAGCCAGCGCTGGATGCCGAGGTCGGGAAGCTTGAGGATGGACAGCGTCTGCGCTGGTTCGCCGCGCCCTACCTGCGGGCGAGCCGCGAGCGGACATCAGAGGGTGAGACGCTGCTGGCGGTGACCGATACCCGCCTGGGCTCGCCCGGCTACCACCCCTTCCGTTTCGCGCTGGCCCGCCAGACCAGCACACGTGAATGGCATTCTCTGGACGACAGCCAGCGACTGCCCAGTCAGCGTGTCGATCGCGCTGCCTTGCTGAGCCTCTGGCAAGCCATCCATGACCCGGCATCTCGCATGCAGCCAGGCCAGCGCACCGTCTCTGCCACGCCCTCCAGCCCCTCGGCCGAGACAAGATAA
- a CDS encoding DoxX family protein codes for MQFLENDDLGKLILRLTLGLLLLFHGLSKLLGDGGTLSWIAGELEKMGIPGVVAYGVYIGEIIAPIMLILGVHARIAGLIVVANMLFAIAVAHMGQLLSLSSSGGWALELQGFFLASALAVVFLGSGRFAVQED; via the coding sequence GTGCAATTTCTCGAAAATGATGACCTCGGCAAGTTGATCCTGCGCCTGACTCTGGGACTGCTGTTGCTGTTCCACGGCCTCTCGAAACTGCTCGGTGATGGCGGCACGTTGAGCTGGATCGCCGGCGAGCTGGAGAAGATGGGGATACCAGGCGTGGTGGCCTATGGGGTCTACATCGGCGAGATCATTGCGCCCATCATGCTCATCCTCGGCGTGCACGCCCGCATCGCCGGCCTGATCGTCGTCGCCAACATGCTGTTCGCCATTGCGGTGGCTCACATGGGGCAGCTGCTGAGCCTGTCATCGTCCGGTGGCTGGGCATTGGAACTGCAAGGCTTCTTCCTCGCCAGCGCACTGGCCGTCGTCTTTCTCGGCAGTGGCCGCTTCGCGGTGCAGGAGGACTGA
- a CDS encoding LysE family translocator — protein MESLAFLAPATLYMLSMTLTPGPNNVMLTASGANHGYWRTLPHIFGIMIGCLVLFIGIALGLGLVFERYPIVQTLLKVLGSGYLLYLAWKIAMAPPPDLSSRQDARPMSFLAAALFQFANPKAWVMGIALMAGFLPEDGPVWLNAILLASFAELVALPCISLWAGFGTAIGRLLNTDRAWRIFNRVMGALTASCVIFILG, from the coding sequence ATGGAATCCCTCGCCTTTCTTGCCCCAGCCACGCTCTACATGCTGTCGATGACCCTGACACCGGGGCCCAACAACGTCATGCTGACGGCTTCCGGAGCCAATCATGGCTATTGGCGCACCCTGCCGCATATCTTCGGCATCATGATCGGCTGCCTGGTGCTGTTCATCGGCATCGCGCTGGGACTGGGACTGGTCTTCGAGCGCTACCCCATCGTGCAGACACTGCTCAAGGTGTTGGGGAGTGGCTATCTGCTCTATCTGGCCTGGAAGATTGCCATGGCCCCACCACCCGACCTGTCGAGCCGACAGGATGCACGGCCGATGAGCTTTCTGGCAGCCGCGCTGTTCCAGTTCGCCAACCCCAAGGCCTGGGTCATGGGTATCGCGCTGATGGCGGGCTTTCTCCCGGAAGACGGGCCGGTGTGGCTCAACGCGATCCTGCTGGCGAGCTTCGCGGAACTGGTGGCGCTGCCCTGCATCTCCCTGTGGGCAGGCTTCGGCACCGCCATCGGGCGTCTGCTGAATACCGATCGCGCCTGGAGGATCTTCAACCGCGTGATGGGGGCACTGACGGCCTCCTGCGTCATCTTCATCCTGGGCTGA
- a CDS encoding glutathione S-transferase family protein: MLTLYGDRRSGNCYKVELLLHLLERHHHYIEVDILAGDTRTPEFLTRNVNGKIPLLELHRGETLSESNAILNYLADGSDYLPSDPFLRAKVLQWQFFEQYSHEPYIATARFINRYLGLPEERRDEYAAKQEGGKRALRVMEHHLAEHDWLVGDQFTIADISLYAYTHVADEGGFALDDYPAIQAWLARVAARPGHFDIPRD, translated from the coding sequence ATGCTGACGCTCTATGGTGATCGCCGCTCCGGTAACTGCTACAAGGTCGAGCTGCTGCTGCACCTTCTCGAACGCCATCACCATTACATCGAAGTCGACATTCTGGCCGGCGATACTCGCACGCCGGAATTCCTGACCCGCAACGTCAATGGCAAGATCCCGCTGCTGGAGCTGCATCGCGGTGAGACACTGTCAGAGTCCAACGCCATCCTGAACTACCTCGCCGATGGCAGCGATTATCTGCCGAGTGACCCCTTCCTGCGTGCCAAGGTGCTGCAGTGGCAGTTCTTCGAGCAATACAGCCATGAGCCCTACATCGCCACTGCCCGCTTCATCAATCGCTACCTCGGCCTGCCCGAGGAACGCCGTGACGAGTACGCCGCCAAGCAGGAGGGCGGCAAGCGTGCCCTGCGGGTGATGGAGCACCATCTCGCCGAACATGACTGGCTGGTAGGGGATCAGTTCACGATCGCCGACATTTCCCTTTATGCTTATACGCATGTCGCTGATGAAGGCGGTTTCGCGCTGGATGATTATCCTGCCATACAGGCGTGGCTGGCACGTGTCGCGGCGCGCCCGGGCCATTTCGATATCCCGCGCGACTGA